The Microbacterium luteum genome includes a region encoding these proteins:
- the rpsG gene encoding 30S ribosomal protein S7, with protein MPRKGPAPKRPVVNDPVYGAPIVSQLVNKILVDGKKSLAESIVYNALRGVEAKNGQDAVATLKKALDNVRPTLEVKSRRVGGSTYQVPVEVKPHRANTLALRWLVSYAKGRREKTMTERLQNEILDASNGLGAAVKRREDTHKMAESNRAFAHYRW; from the coding sequence ATGCCTCGTAAGGGACCCGCCCCGAAGCGCCCCGTCGTCAACGACCCGGTCTACGGTGCACCGATCGTCAGCCAGCTGGTGAACAAGATCCTCGTCGACGGCAAGAAGTCCCTCGCCGAGTCGATCGTGTACAACGCCCTCCGCGGCGTCGAGGCCAAGAACGGCCAGGACGCGGTCGCCACGCTGAAGAAGGCCCTCGACAACGTGCGTCCGACCCTCGAGGTCAAGAGCCGCCGCGTCGGCGGGTCGACCTACCAGGTGCCGGTCGAGGTCAAGCCGCACCGCGCGAACACCCTCGCGCTGCGCTGGCTCGTCAGCTACGCCAAGGGTCGTCGTGAGAAGACGATGACCGAGCGCCTCCAGAACGAGATCCTGGATGCCTCGAACGGCCTGGGTGCCGCGGTCAAGCGTCGTGAGGACACCCACAAGATGGCCGAGTCG
- the rpsL gene encoding 30S ribosomal protein S12 produces MPTIQQLVRKGRSPKVAKTKAPALKANPQQAGVCTRVYTTTPKKPNSAMRKVARVKLRNGTEVTAYIPGEGHNLQEHSLVLVRGGRVKDLPGVRYKIVRGALDTQAVKNRKQARSRYGAKKG; encoded by the coding sequence GTGCCAACCATTCAGCAGTTGGTTCGCAAGGGCCGCAGCCCCAAGGTCGCCAAGACCAAGGCTCCGGCGCTGAAGGCGAACCCGCAGCAGGCGGGCGTGTGCACCCGCGTGTACACCACCACACCGAAGAAGCCGAACTCGGCGATGCGCAAGGTCGCCCGTGTCAAGCTCCGCAACGGCACCGAGGTCACCGCGTACATCCCCGGTGAGGGCCACAACCTGCAGGAGCACTCGCTGGTGCTCGTGCGCGGCGGTCGTGTCAAGGACCTCCCCGGTGTGCGTTACAAGATCGTTCGCGGCGCCCTGGACACCCAGGCCGTCAAGAATCGCAAGCAGGCCCGTAGCCGCTACGGCGCGAAGAAGGGTTGA
- a CDS encoding DUF5684 domain-containing protein, which yields MNTDSTALVAVTATSLVVSVLLYVWTAIALSALFRKSGEAAWKGWVPVYNLGVLFQLAGYPWWSVLLILLPVAGPVIVFVVFVLAAHRVGRAFGYGGGMTVLAVLLPPVWATVLGFGSARWIGADDAGAPRRRTHGDVADPVYARGFDGTPASFGVAEEAAESQDGERPAAAGLAGWAPTRAPEQPPADAASTPAAETSEARSPFADWWPEVLDEDPDTDSAVDDPVPGALLDEKPSGDDDDDDDDGGAAAPPPPVTAAPVIAPPRPADLPGVDSAAEPAVEDREEVPPPLRRSTARPAWNGFDLSVPGEFTGEVTDAVPGAPAPISAVPSAPVVDESHPPVPPERPAPREFVEPSVPPEPAEPAASPENAEPAAPGEPTSSPAVPPAPPAAPTPPPVTRAPAVARDAAAPSSSDDDAFPDDGGVSAIVGAPVAGSPLSARSSVSARFADVSRDEELADHTIVTRRRRTGWVLVAPDGERIPLSEEVAIVGRRPSVDAAFPQAQLITVGDPTRTVSKTHARLELRGDVWAVVDLDSTNGVVLIADNEDETDVEPGAVTRLTPRFLLGDAELRLEEAAAS from the coding sequence ATGAACACCGACTCCACCGCACTCGTCGCCGTCACGGCGACCTCGCTCGTGGTCAGCGTGCTGCTCTACGTGTGGACGGCCATCGCGCTGTCGGCGCTGTTCCGCAAGTCCGGGGAAGCGGCCTGGAAGGGCTGGGTGCCGGTCTACAACCTCGGCGTCCTCTTCCAGCTCGCCGGCTACCCGTGGTGGAGCGTGCTGCTCATCCTTCTGCCTGTGGCCGGTCCCGTGATCGTGTTCGTGGTGTTCGTGCTCGCCGCTCACCGGGTGGGTCGCGCGTTCGGCTACGGCGGCGGAATGACCGTGCTCGCGGTGCTGCTGCCGCCGGTCTGGGCGACGGTGCTGGGCTTCGGCTCCGCCCGCTGGATCGGGGCCGATGACGCCGGTGCGCCGCGACGCCGTACCCACGGCGATGTGGCCGACCCGGTCTACGCCCGCGGCTTCGACGGGACACCCGCATCGTTCGGCGTCGCCGAGGAGGCGGCCGAGAGTCAGGACGGCGAGCGCCCCGCCGCGGCGGGCCTGGCCGGCTGGGCGCCCACGCGCGCACCGGAGCAGCCACCGGCCGACGCCGCATCGACGCCGGCCGCCGAGACGTCCGAGGCGCGGTCTCCTTTCGCGGACTGGTGGCCGGAAGTGCTCGATGAGGACCCCGACACCGACTCGGCCGTCGACGATCCCGTGCCCGGCGCCCTGCTCGATGAGAAGCCGTCGGGCGATGACGATGACGATGACGATGACGGTGGCGCGGCCGCCCCGCCGCCGCCCGTCACGGCCGCGCCCGTCATCGCGCCACCGCGCCCGGCCGACCTCCCCGGGGTCGATTCCGCGGCGGAGCCGGCGGTCGAGGATCGTGAGGAGGTGCCGCCGCCGCTGCGCCGGTCGACGGCGCGCCCGGCCTGGAACGGCTTCGACCTCAGCGTGCCGGGGGAGTTCACCGGCGAGGTCACCGACGCCGTGCCCGGGGCTCCGGCCCCGATCTCCGCCGTGCCGTCCGCGCCCGTCGTGGACGAGTCCCATCCGCCCGTGCCGCCCGAGCGCCCCGCCCCGCGTGAGTTCGTCGAACCGTCCGTGCCGCCCGAGCCCGCCGAACCGGCGGCGTCGCCCGAGAACGCCGAGCCCGCCGCGCCCGGCGAGCCGACATCCTCGCCCGCCGTCCCCCCGGCACCGCCGGCTGCGCCCACCCCGCCGCCCGTGACCCGTGCTCCCGCCGTCGCGCGCGATGCCGCCGCCCCCTCGTCGTCCGACGACGACGCGTTCCCCGACGACGGTGGGGTCTCCGCCATCGTGGGAGCGCCCGTGGCGGGCTCCCCGCTGTCGGCTCGATCCTCGGTGTCCGCGCGCTTCGCCGACGTCAGCCGTGACGAGGAGCTCGCCGACCACACGATCGTCACGCGACGTCGCCGCACCGGCTGGGTGCTGGTGGCCCCCGACGGGGAGCGCATCCCCCTCAGCGAGGAAGTCGCGATCGTCGGGCGCCGGCCGAGCGTCGATGCGGCCTTCCCGCAGGCGCAGCTGATCACCGTCGGCGACCCGACCCGCACCGTCTCCAAGACGCACGCCCGGCTCGAGCTGCGCGGTGACGTGTGGGCCGTGGTCGACCTCGACTCGACCAACGGCGTCGTGCTCATCGCCGACAACGAGGACGAGACGGACGTGGAGCCGGGTGCGGTCACCCGCCTCACCCCCCGCTTCCTGCTCGGCGACGCCGAGCTCCGCCTCGAGGAGGCCGCCGCCTCGTGA
- a CDS encoding transglutaminase-like domain-containing protein, translating to MSGSSAAARPARQPVGGPGRFLAGAAFTLAIVVIAATAAWPVYAAPHFLVVVAAGAAIGAAVAVCAQRFGWGGWIVAAILIGALFAVGVVVAAPTRLSDIAQLPLAFGDVLTGAVFGWKDLLTVDLPVGSYRNLLVPALVVFLGGTCAMLLLSWRRDARAYAAVPVGLAMVGFGLLFGRTTVSETLVMGPVALPAPVETAVGASALTAALLWLVWRGRAQRAGALERAGRARVTRRAASGSAARAWTAAGMLTLAVIVAVAVVPLGAQGLNRDVLRSLTAPEIDLSAEISPLAAYRASFDDERYDDVLFTVDVEEGEVDRIRIATLDGYDGEVYRTEPETRFVRVPSTRAAEPGESAVLEVGIADLGSVWMPTAGDLVEVAFVGERASALADGFYYSADDAAGVQTAGGGLRAGDGYRLVASVAETVDPAAMTAPGTTPAVEAPESLRTWVEEHRTGSDGAALVGLIDLLRDRGYLSHGLTEPEAGSRWVEDLVDYRFQPAAAGHSLARIDQMFTRLLQRESDPQAVAADNFVAAVGDDEQFAVAAALIAEELGFPARVVVGTRLQSEDDSASVCDDGVCTAGDLAAWVEVQTATGAWVPMDTTPQHTRSPNLDTTEQRDPENVTDVRPDAVEEVVPPDPTQQDDAAARDDEDRAGLDLAWLWPVLRTTSIVLLIALLLLGPFAAVIAAKAARRRGRRRAPTPAERIAGGWDEIVDAAADARREAPGARTRVEVAELWELPDGGRIAAAADAATFSGRGATPDEAESFWRDVDARRRALRTERGVWRALAASVSLRSFMRQAAPAGGRRRRLAERGERGSPRRARTAP from the coding sequence GTGAGCGGCTCGAGCGCCGCGGCGCGCCCGGCACGGCAGCCGGTCGGCGGTCCGGGACGATTCCTCGCGGGCGCCGCCTTCACGCTCGCGATCGTCGTGATCGCCGCGACCGCGGCTTGGCCGGTGTACGCGGCACCGCACTTCCTCGTGGTCGTCGCCGCCGGAGCCGCGATCGGCGCCGCCGTGGCGGTGTGCGCGCAGCGGTTCGGGTGGGGCGGATGGATCGTCGCGGCGATCCTGATCGGTGCCCTGTTCGCGGTCGGCGTCGTCGTCGCCGCTCCGACGCGGCTGTCCGATATCGCCCAGTTGCCGCTCGCGTTCGGTGATGTCCTCACCGGAGCCGTGTTCGGGTGGAAGGACCTGCTGACCGTCGATCTGCCCGTAGGGTCGTACCGCAACCTGCTGGTGCCGGCGCTGGTGGTCTTCCTCGGCGGAACGTGCGCGATGCTGCTGCTGTCCTGGCGGCGCGATGCACGCGCGTACGCCGCCGTGCCCGTCGGGCTGGCGATGGTCGGATTCGGCCTGCTCTTCGGGCGCACGACCGTGAGCGAGACCCTCGTGATGGGCCCGGTCGCGCTGCCGGCTCCCGTGGAGACCGCGGTGGGGGCGTCGGCTCTCACGGCCGCGCTGCTGTGGCTCGTCTGGCGCGGGCGCGCCCAGCGTGCCGGCGCCCTCGAGCGTGCCGGTCGAGCGCGCGTGACGCGCCGCGCCGCCAGCGGATCTGCGGCACGGGCCTGGACGGCCGCCGGGATGCTCACCCTCGCCGTGATCGTCGCCGTCGCGGTCGTCCCGCTCGGCGCGCAGGGGCTGAACCGCGACGTGCTGCGCAGCCTCACCGCACCCGAGATCGACCTGTCCGCCGAGATCAGTCCGCTCGCGGCATATCGGGCCTCGTTCGACGACGAGCGCTACGACGACGTGCTCTTCACCGTCGACGTCGAAGAGGGTGAGGTCGACCGCATCCGCATCGCCACCCTCGACGGGTACGACGGTGAGGTCTACCGCACCGAGCCGGAGACGCGCTTCGTGCGCGTTCCGTCCACCCGTGCGGCGGAGCCGGGTGAGAGCGCCGTCCTCGAGGTCGGCATCGCGGATCTCGGAAGCGTGTGGATGCCGACGGCCGGCGATCTCGTCGAGGTCGCCTTCGTCGGCGAGCGTGCGAGCGCCCTCGCCGACGGGTTCTACTACAGCGCCGACGACGCCGCGGGCGTCCAGACCGCCGGCGGCGGGCTTCGCGCCGGTGACGGCTATCGCCTCGTCGCTTCGGTGGCCGAGACCGTCGACCCGGCGGCGATGACCGCACCCGGCACGACGCCCGCGGTTGAGGCGCCGGAGAGCCTGCGCACGTGGGTCGAGGAGCACCGCACCGGATCGGACGGTGCGGCGCTCGTGGGACTGATCGACCTGCTGCGCGACCGCGGATACCTCAGCCACGGGCTCACCGAGCCGGAAGCGGGTTCGCGGTGGGTCGAGGACCTCGTCGACTACCGGTTCCAGCCCGCCGCTGCAGGCCACTCCCTCGCTCGCATCGATCAGATGTTCACGCGCCTGCTGCAGCGCGAGTCCGACCCCCAGGCCGTCGCCGCCGACAACTTCGTCGCCGCGGTCGGCGACGACGAGCAGTTCGCCGTCGCCGCGGCCCTCATCGCCGAGGAGCTGGGCTTCCCCGCCCGCGTCGTCGTCGGCACACGACTCCAGTCCGAGGACGACTCCGCGTCGGTGTGCGACGACGGTGTGTGCACCGCGGGCGATCTCGCCGCGTGGGTGGAGGTGCAGACCGCCACCGGGGCGTGGGTGCCGATGGACACCACGCCCCAGCACACGCGCTCGCCGAACCTGGACACGACCGAGCAGCGTGACCCCGAGAACGTCACCGACGTGCGCCCCGACGCCGTCGAGGAGGTCGTGCCGCCGGATCCCACCCAGCAGGATGACGCCGCCGCCCGCGACGACGAGGACCGCGCCGGGCTCGATCTGGCGTGGCTGTGGCCGGTCCTCCGGACGACGTCGATCGTGCTCCTGATCGCGCTGCTTCTGCTCGGCCCCTTCGCGGCCGTCATCGCCGCGAAGGCCGCGCGCCGGCGCGGACGACGCCGCGCCCCCACGCCGGCGGAGCGGATCGCCGGCGGGTGGGACGAGATCGTCGACGCGGCCGCCGATGCCCGCCGCGAGGCGCCCGGTGCCCGCACCCGGGTCGAGGTGGCCGAGCTCTGGGAGCTGCCCGACGGCGGTCGGATCGCGGCGGCCGCCGATGCCGCGACCTTCTCCGGACGCGGCGCGACCCCCGACGAGGCCGAGAGCTTCTGGCGCGACGTCGACGCGCGGCGACGCGCGCTGCGCACCGAGCGGGGTGTGTGGCGCGCGCTCGCGGCATCCGTTTCTCTGAGATCATTCATGCGTCAGGCCGCCCCGGCGGGCGGCCGCCGCCGACGTCTCGCCGAAAGGGGGGAGCGCGGCTCGCCCCGGCGAGCGCGCACCGCACCATGA
- a CDS encoding DUF58 domain-containing protein has product MTPTDSRLTRTSTRGDTAGGSTTFGATGTHVSGTRRDRALVGAVVGLTRVTRVVVAAVAQAARWSARTVRPAGVLVVVAATVGLVFGLVFGWVEWLVAAVIALVLLATAVPFLFGARSYAVDLSLAHERAVAGSAVAGAIGVRNTGPRTTLPGRLDIPVGEGLVEVEVPLLRPGHAVDDPLELPDLRRGIVSVGPATTVRADPLGLLRREHAFPDVHDLYVHPRTVALPSTSAGLIRDLEGFPTRRLVDADMAFHAIREYAPGDSRRQVHWKSTAKTGRLMVRQYEETRRSRMAVILAIAQDEYADADEFELAVSCAASIGLRAVRDAREVDIVAGGDVPRVIRGRLRAVQRVPAVSPRGMLDGFSGIDLLETTMPVGEVCRVAGESGERLSIAFVVTGSRVPLSRLRQAALHFPADATVVGVRCDERAHPRMQAVSGMTVLTVGTIDDLAGLLVRGATA; this is encoded by the coding sequence ATGACGCCCACCGACTCCCGACTGACCCGCACATCCACCCGCGGCGACACCGCCGGCGGGTCGACGACGTTCGGCGCGACCGGCACGCACGTGTCGGGCACGCGACGCGATCGGGCGCTCGTCGGTGCGGTCGTGGGGCTCACGCGCGTGACCCGCGTGGTCGTGGCGGCCGTCGCCCAGGCGGCGCGGTGGTCCGCGCGCACCGTGCGTCCGGCGGGCGTGCTCGTGGTCGTCGCCGCGACCGTCGGCCTGGTCTTCGGCCTCGTCTTCGGGTGGGTGGAATGGCTGGTGGCCGCCGTCATCGCGCTCGTGCTGCTCGCGACGGCCGTGCCGTTCCTCTTCGGGGCGCGCTCCTACGCCGTGGATCTCTCCCTCGCGCACGAGCGCGCCGTCGCGGGATCGGCCGTCGCCGGCGCGATCGGCGTGCGCAACACCGGCCCGCGTACGACGCTCCCCGGGCGCCTGGACATCCCCGTGGGGGAGGGCCTGGTCGAGGTGGAGGTGCCGCTGCTGCGGCCCGGTCACGCGGTGGACGACCCGCTGGAGCTTCCCGACCTGCGCCGCGGGATCGTCTCGGTCGGGCCCGCCACGACCGTGCGGGCGGACCCCCTCGGCCTGCTGCGACGCGAACACGCCTTCCCCGACGTGCACGACCTGTACGTGCATCCGCGCACCGTGGCCCTCCCGTCCACGAGCGCCGGGCTCATCCGCGACCTCGAGGGTTTCCCGACGCGGCGGCTCGTGGATGCCGACATGGCCTTCCACGCCATCCGCGAATACGCGCCGGGCGACAGTCGCCGGCAGGTGCACTGGAAGTCCACCGCCAAGACCGGGCGGCTCATGGTGCGGCAGTACGAGGAGACCCGGCGATCGCGCATGGCCGTCATCCTCGCGATCGCGCAGGACGAATACGCCGATGCCGACGAGTTCGAGCTCGCCGTCTCGTGCGCGGCCTCCATCGGCCTGCGGGCGGTCCGTGACGCGCGGGAGGTCGACATCGTGGCCGGCGGCGACGTGCCGCGGGTGATCCGCGGTCGCCTGCGCGCCGTGCAGCGCGTGCCGGCGGTGTCCCCGCGTGGGATGCTCGACGGCTTCAGCGGGATCGACCTTCTCGAGACGACGATGCCGGTCGGCGAGGTGTGCCGTGTGGCGGGGGAGTCGGGCGAGCGCCTGTCGATCGCGTTCGTGGTGACCGGTTCCCGCGTGCCGCTGTCGCGCCTGCGTCAGGCCGCGCTGCACTTCCCCGCCGATGCGACGGTCGTCGGGGTGCGCTGCGACGAACGGGCGCACCCGCGCATGCAGGCCGTCAGCGGCATGACGGTGCTCACCGTCGGCACGATCGACGACCTCGCCGGCCTCCTCGTCCGCGGGGCGACCGCGTGA
- a CDS encoding AAA family ATPase — protein sequence MTITQEQATWFAQTFAQIADNVERAVLGKRHVVELVLTAMLSDGHVLLEDVPGTGKTSLARAIAQSVQGTNTRIQFTPDLLPGDITGISVYDQKQGVFEFHAGPIFANIVLADEINRASPKTQAALLEVMEEGHVTIDGVSRAVGVPFLVLATQNPVEQAGTYRLPEAQLDRFLMRTSLGYPDHAATVRILDGAAIATEELHPIITPQALVGMADLAATVYADALVLDYIARLVDATRSADEVRLGVSIRGALALTRASRARAAAQGRTFVTPDDVKALAVPVLAHRLILHAEAEFDGVTPEAVVGQVLLDVEPPTRREAV from the coding sequence ATGACCATCACGCAGGAACAGGCCACCTGGTTCGCCCAGACCTTCGCGCAGATCGCCGACAACGTCGAGCGCGCGGTGCTGGGCAAGCGCCACGTGGTCGAACTGGTGCTCACCGCGATGCTCAGCGACGGACACGTGCTGCTGGAGGATGTGCCCGGTACCGGCAAGACCTCGCTCGCCCGCGCCATCGCGCAGTCGGTGCAGGGCACCAACACGCGCATCCAGTTCACGCCGGACCTGCTTCCCGGCGACATCACCGGCATCAGCGTGTACGACCAGAAGCAGGGCGTGTTCGAGTTCCACGCGGGACCGATCTTCGCCAACATCGTGCTCGCCGACGAGATCAACCGTGCGAGCCCGAAGACGCAGGCGGCGCTCCTGGAGGTCATGGAGGAGGGGCACGTCACCATCGACGGCGTGAGCCGTGCCGTGGGGGTGCCGTTCCTGGTGCTGGCGACCCAGAACCCGGTCGAGCAGGCCGGCACCTACCGGCTTCCGGAAGCCCAGCTGGACCGCTTCCTCATGCGCACCTCGCTCGGCTACCCCGACCACGCTGCCACGGTGCGCATCCTCGACGGCGCGGCCATCGCCACCGAAGAGCTCCACCCGATCATCACCCCCCAGGCGCTGGTCGGCATGGCCGACCTGGCCGCCACCGTGTACGCCGACGCTCTCGTGCTCGACTACATCGCACGCCTCGTGGACGCGACGCGCTCGGCCGACGAGGTGCGCCTGGGCGTGAGCATCCGCGGGGCCCTCGCCCTCACGCGCGCGTCCCGCGCACGCGCCGCCGCGCAGGGGCGCACCTTCGTCACGCCCGACGACGTCAAGGCGCTCGCCGTGCCGGTGCTCGCGCATCGCCTGATCCTGCACGCCGAGGCCGAGTTCGACGGTGTCACCCCGGAAGCCGTGGTCGGCCAGGTGCTGCTGGATGTCGAACCGCCCACGCGACGCGAGGCGGTATGA